The nucleotide window TATCTACTAGCTGTCCACACACATTGATCTGCTCTTCCCTCAAAGATCAAGCACAACCCCCTCACTCCAGTCAACCTTTGAACACAAGCATCCCCAACTTATCCAAGATGATCCagtacaaaacaacaaacaccaacAACACGATGGTTATCTATCGATTAGATCCCAGAACATCTTTTTTGGGAAGAATTGAGAAAAAGAATTCTGCAGAGCAAAATGTCAATCACATTCTCCACTGTTGACATGCACCATCAGTAGATCTCTTTATATCACGTCATGGGCCACAATCACTGTTACAAACTTGTGTTACTTTGTATAGAATGAGCTTAATAGCCAGTATGTCTCTACTTAGCCTTCCACTGCAATCACTGATGAGCTAAGAAGAGAACTAACTGCCGGCTGTTAAAAAACGGGgcaatttttctctctgtcagtTAAACGCAGATCAGATGTTCAAAATAGCGGAAAATCTGAAGATCAAAACCGAGTACATTCGCGTGAAGGTAACAAAGGCTCAGAAGATGCAATAGGCTTACAGACCTGTGATGCGCCGGTGTCGTCAGACGGTTCTCCCGGGCCGGCGCTGCTGCTCGGGCTCGGCTTCCCTGAGGGATCCCCACTCAGAAGGTCCTCGGCGGCCAGGCTGGGTAGGCAGGCGGGAGGCAGCAGCCACGCGCCCTCGGCGATGGCGCGGCCCGGCGCCACGCGCAGGTTGTAGGAGGAGGGCAAGGTGCCCTCGCAGAAGTCGGCCGGCACCGCGGGGCCGGCCGACGAGAAGCGCTGCGCGTTCAAGCAGCGCAGGACGGCCggaggcccggcccggcgcAGCCGCGACAGAACGGCCAGCGCTACGCTCAGCAGGAACAAGGCGGAGAGCAGCGCCAGCGCCAGCACCAGGGAGAACTGCAGCTCCGCCGGCGAGGAGGCTGCCGCCGGCTGCTCGCTCAGCTCCGGCAGCGCCTCCTGCAAGCTTTCGGCCAGCACCACGTGCAGCGTGGCCGTGGCCGACAGCGCCGGCTGCCCGTGGTCCTTCACCACGGCCACCAGCCGCTGCTTCGCCGCGTCCCGCTCCGACACGGCCCGCGCCGTGCGCACCTCGCCGTTGTGCAGCCCCACGCGGAAGAGCCCCGGCTCCGGCGCCTGCACCAGCTCGTAGGACAGCCACGCGTTGCGCCCCGCGTCCGCGTCCACCGCCACCACCTTGGCCACCAGGTAGCCGGCCTCGGCCGAGCGCGGCACCACCTCGAACGGCaccgcggccgccccgccgctcGCCGCCCCGCTCGCCGCCGCCGGCCACAGCACCCGCGGCTCGTTGTCGTTGCGGTCCAGCACGAAGACGCGCACCGTCGCCGTCGCGCTGCGCGCCGGCGTCCCGCCGTCCTGCGCCCGCACCACCACGGCGAACTCGCGGCCCTGCTCGTAGTCGAAAGAACGCTGCGCGTACACCACCCCGCTCCGCGCCTCCACCGACATGTATGAAGCCGCCGCGCCCGCACCGTCGCCCTCCAGCAAGTAGCTCACGAGCCCGTTGGCGCCCGCGTCCGCGTCCCGCGCGTGCACCCGCAGCACCGGCGCGCCCGCCGCGTTGTTCTCTGCTACGTAGGCGCTGTAGGCGGCCTCCTCGAACACCGGCGCGTTGTCGTTCACGTCCGACACTTCCAGCACCAGCGCCACGCGGCTCGACAGCGCCGGGCTGCCATGATCTCTGGCAGTGATTGTGATGTTGTAAGCAGAGATTTTTTCCCTGTCTAAGCTACTTTCAATTACGAGTTTGTAGGTGTTCTCTGATGACTCTGCTAGTCTGAAAGGCAAATCACCGTCGATATTACAGGTCACTTCTCCGTTATCTCCAGAGTCCCTGTCACGAACATTGATCACAGCTATAACTGTGCTGGGGACCGAGTCTTCGGGTACCGGGTTCAAGATAGGAAGGAGGGCAAGGCTTGGAGCATTGTCGTTCACGTCTATGATGTCTATGTGCACTTTGGCGTGTGCACTCAGTCCACCCCCGTCCTTGCCTTCAACAGTCGCTTCATAATATTTCATGTCTTCATAGTCTAAGGGACCAGTAATTTTAACATCCCCTGTCTTGGGGTCCAGACTGAAGGTCTGGCGAGCACTGTTTGTGATATGACTGAAGCAATAGGTAATGTCTGCATTTGTACCTTCGTCGCTATCAGTGGCTTTCACCTGAAAAGCTAAGGAGCCCTCTGGCAGGTTTTCCAGGAGTCGAATCTTGTAGATCTCTTTGGTGAATAATGGCGGATTGTCATTTGCATCGGTCACAACAATCTTAATCTGGGCTGTCCCAGATCGGACTGGATCCCCGCCATCCACCGCCGTCAGTATCAAATGgtgatttctctgtttttctcgATCTAAGTTTTTCTCCAGTAGCAATTCCGCGTGTTTTCTTCCGTCGGGACTCTCCTTCACTACAAGGGAGAAGAGCGGACTGGGGGTAAGTTGGTAGCTTTTCAGTGAGTTCGCCCCAATGTCGGGGTCTCTGCTACTGTCCAGGGGGAACCTGGTCCCGGGAGGAGTGGACTCGATCATTTCTATGGCAACAAATTCTCTGTCAAACTGCGGTGCATTGTCATTGATATCGTGGATAGTAACGCTCACATGATATATATTGAAAGGGTTTTCCACGACAACTTCCAAACTTAGGACACAAGGCGACACGTCCCCGCAGATGCCCTCTCGGTCTATCCTGTCGTTTACAAGCAGGTTTCCATTATCTGCCCCCAGAGAGAAGTATTGCTTTTCGTCACTGGAGACAATCCGCAGCTGGCGTACCGGCAGCTCGGCCGGGCTCAGCCCCACGTCCCGTGCCAGCGGCCCCACCAGCGAGCCCCTCCTCAGCTCCTCGGGGATGGCGTAGCGGAGCCGCTCCGGCGCCGCCCAGCAGCACAGCGGCAGCAGCACGACCAACAG belongs to Oxyura jamaicensis isolate SHBP4307 breed ruddy duck chromosome 13 unlocalized genomic scaffold, BPBGC_Ojam_1.0 oxy13_random_OJ66993, whole genome shotgun sequence and includes:
- the LOC118157865 gene encoding protocadherin gamma-B5-like, with translation MEIRQTIGSRGAARRVALLVALLVVLLPLCCWAAPERLRYAIPEELRRGSLVGPLARDVGLSPAELPVRQLRIVSSDEKQYFSLGADNGNLLVNDRIDREGICGDVSPCVLSLEVVVENPFNIYHVSVTIHDINDNAPQFDREFVAIEMIESTPPGTRFPLDSSRDPDIGANSLKSYQLTPSPLFSLVVKESPDGRKHAELLLEKNLDREKQRNHHLILTAVDGGDPVRSGTAQIKIVVTDANDNPPLFTKEIYKIRLLENLPEGSLAFQVKATDSDEGTNADITYCFSHITNSARQTFSLDPKTGDVKITGPLDYEDMKYYEATVEGKDGGGLSAHAKVHIDIIDVNDNAPSLALLPILNPVPEDSVPSTVIAVINVRDRDSGDNGEVTCNIDGDLPFRLAESSENTYKLVIESSLDREKISAYNITITARDHGSPALSSRVALVLEVSDVNDNAPVFEEAAYSAYVAENNAAGAPVLRVHARDADAGANGLVSYLLEGDGAGAAASYMSVEARSGVVYAQRSFDYEQGREFAVVVRAQDGGTPARSATATVRVFVLDRNDNEPRVLWPAAASGAASGGAAAVPFEVVPRSAEAGYLVAKVVAVDADAGRNAWLSYELVQAPEPGLFRVGLHNGEVRTARAVSERDAAKQRLVAVVKDHGQPALSATATLHVVLAESLQEALPELSEQPAAASSPAELQFSLVLALALLSALFLLSVALAVLSRLRRAGPPAVLRCLNAQRFSSAGPAVPADFCEGTLPSSYNLRVAPGRAIAEGAWLLPPACLPSLAAEDLLSGDPSGKPSPSSSAGPGEPSDDTGASQVCKPIASSEPLLPSRECTRF